A stretch of Lathyrus oleraceus cultivar Zhongwan6 chromosome 6, CAAS_Psat_ZW6_1.0, whole genome shotgun sequence DNA encodes these proteins:
- the LOC127092759 gene encoding acireductone dioxygenase 1, translating to MAIQAWLMDDCNEDPRLPHLGNTTQFVSLDQLAELGVLYWNLNPNDYENDPELKKIREARGYSYMDVLDLCPQKVENYEEKLKNFYTEHIHEDEEIRYCLEGSGYFDIRDKGDRWIRIWIKAGDLIILPAGIYHRFTLDMSNYVKLMRLFMGEPVWTAHNRPQEDNPARKEYIKGFTEKTRVPLAAH from the exons ATGGCGATTCAG GCATGGTTGATGGACGATTGCAATGAAGATCCAAGGCTTCCTCACCTTGGCAACACCACTCAATTTGTTTCGTTGGATCAATTAGCAGAACTCGGGGTTTTATACTGGAACCTGAATCCTAATGACTATGAAAACGATCCAGAATTGAAGAAAATTAGGGAAGCTAGAGGATACAGTTACATG GATGTGCTTGATTTATGCCCACAGAAAGTTGAAAATTACGAAGAGAAGTTGAAGAACTTCTACACTGAGCACATTCATGAGGATGAAGAGATTCGGTATTGTTTGGAGGGGAGTGGCTACTTTGATATTCGAGACAAAGGTGATCGTTGGATTCGCATTTGGATCAAGGCTGGTGATCTTATCATTTTACCAGCCGGAATCTACCATCGGTTCACTCTTGACATGAGTAACTATGTGAAG TTAATGAGGTTGTTTATGGGGGAGCCAGTATGGACGGCTCATAATCGACCACAGGAAGATAACCCTGCTAGAAAGGAATACATTAAGGGCTTCACTGAGAAAACTCGAGTGCCGCTTGCAGCTCATTAG